The Deinococcus yavapaiensis KR-236 DNA segment GGTCGTCGAAGTGCAAGACGTCCCCGGCGCGCTTGGCTGGCTTGAGCATCGCGCTCCACGTGTTTGGGCGCTCCTCCCTCAGCAGCAGCACCTCGATCTTGCCGCCCGTAGGCTTGCGCGCCTCGAGGCGCGCGGGAATCACCTTCGACTCGTTGAACACCAAGACGTCGCCGGCCTCCAAATACTCGAGCAGGTCGCGGAAGATGCGGTGTCGAATCTCTTCGCCGACGATCATGAGGCGCGAAGCGTCGCGTGGTTCCGCGCCCGTCTGCGCGATGCGGTCCTCGGGAAGGTGAAAGTCGAGGTACGCGAGAACGTCGTCGCCGCTCGCGAGGCGCGCGGATTCGAACGCCGTCACAGCGGCTTGCGTTCCTTGACCGGCATCAGCGCGTCTTCCACGTCCATCATGTGCGTGAACTTGTCGGCGGCGTCCACGAGCTTTTGCGCGGTGTGCTCGCGAAAGGCGATGACTTCCACCCGCTTGCCCCGCTCTTGCAGCACCTCGACGATGTCCGCGAAGTCCCCGTCGCCGCTGCCGAGCACGATCACGTCGAGGTGGTCGCACAAGCGCACCATGTCCGCCACGATGCCCATGTCCCAATTGCCTTCCCAGATGGCCTTGCCTTGATCGTTGACGTGATGCAACTGCAAGAACATCCGCCGCACCTTGTAGCCGAGGGTGGACAGTTTGTAGATGAACGGCCTCGGCGACGCGTCGCCTTCCTTCTCGACGACGTAGGCGATCGCACGGACGAGCTCGCGGCCTTCGCAGCCCACCTTGAGAAGCGTCTCGAAGTTGACGGTGCGCTCTTGAAGATCGCGCGCCGAATGGTAGAGGTTTTGCGTGTCTATGAAAATGCCGACTCTGGGTTTGTGCGTCACGTATTCCATTGAGGATGCTCCAAAAAGAGGGCCGATGGGTGTCGGCCCTCTCCAGGGTACACGAAGACGGTCGGCATTCGAACGGCTCAGCCGGTGTTCCTCATGCCCGCCGCGATGCCTTGAATGCTGAGCAGCAACGCCCGCTCCATGTCCTCGTCGGCGCCGTGTGCGCGGGCACGCCGCAACAACTCCACCTGCAGGCGGTGAATCGGGTCCACGTAAGGATTGCGAAGTTCGATGGAAAGCTTGAGGCGCGGCTCGTTCGACAAGAGCGGCGCTTCCACGACGTCCTCCACGAGCCGCACGGTGCGGTCGTAGGCCGCGTGGATTTCACGCCCGAGGCTCGCGTCGTCCGTGAGGCGCAGGTACTCCGCGAAGATCAGCATGTCGCTCTTGGCGAGGCTCATCTGCGCGTTGTCAAGGACCGCGCGGAAAAAGGGCCACTCGCGGTACATCTCGCGCAGCAAAGCGGGCTCCACGGCGCTCAGCCCGTCGCCAAGACCGTACCAGCCGGGAAGGTTCGCGCGGTTTTGCGTCCAGCTCATGACCCAAGGAATGGCCCGCAGGTTTTGCAAGGTGGGCGGTCCGCCGCGGCGCACGGGCCGCGAAGCGATGTTGAGACGCGCGATTTCGTGGATGGGCGTGACGTCCTCGAAGAACTTCAAAAAGTCCGGATGCTCCACCAACGCTCGGTACGCGACGACGGACGCGTCGGCCGCGCGCGTGAGAGCGTCCGTCCACGCGGGCGGCAACGCTTCGGGCGGGCGCGCGGCGGCCAGAAGCAGGCCATGAAGCGCTTGCTCCAAGTTTCGGTGCGCCAAAAGCGGGTGACTGTACTTGTCCGAGAGCGCCTCGCCTTGCTCGGTGATGCGCAAGCCCGCCCCGATCGTGCCGCCGGGCTGCCCGGAAATGGCGCGCGACGCGGGCCCACCGCCTCGACCGATGGACGTGCCGCGCCCGTGAAAGAAGCGCCACGACACGCCCGCTTCACGGCACACGTCCGAGATGCGCCGCTGAGCTTCGTGCAACGCCCAGTTCGCGGCCAGGAAGCCCGCGTCCTTGTTCGAATCGCTGTAACCCAGCATGATCTCTTGCGTGTCCGAGCCGAGGTGCGCGCGGTACAGCGGCGAGTTCAGCAGCGAGCGAACGATGTCGGGCGCGTGGCGCAAATCGGCCAGGGTCTCGAAAAGCGGCACGGGCAGCACGCGAAAGCCGACTTCACGGGCGAGCACGAGCGGCTCCAGCACGTCCGAGACGCTCTCGCTCATCGAGATGACGTAGCGACCGAAGGCGAGCGGCCCCACCCGCCGAGCCGCCTCGGCGACTTCACGAATCGGAGAGATCGCGCGGTGCAAGTCTTCCGGCAGCTCCTGTCCGGCGGGCCACAGCGGGCGGCGCGAGCGCAACTCCTCGGTGAGTACGGCGAGCTTCTCGTCCTCGCTTCTCGACTCGTAGTCTCGAACGCCCGCCTCGTTCAGCAAGTGCGCGACGGCCGCGCCGGTGAGCGCGCTGTGTTCTCGGATGTCGAGGCTGACGAGGTGGCGGCCGAACACTCGCGCGAGCGTCAAGGGCGGCCCGAGAAGTTCGTCCGCCGTCCGGACTTGACGTTCGGTCCGCAGCTCACCCGCGAGCGCTTCGAGGCGCGTCGCCACGTCCACGTCCGCCCCCGCCGCGACCCCGTCGTGCAGGGCCTGCACTTCGGCGCGCGGCCTCGCCTCGCCGCCCTCCTCCTGACTGACGAAAGTGTAGGCGCGGCGCAACACGTCGGTGAGGAGGCCTTCGGCGCGCGCGGCGTGAAGCGCGAGCGCGTCGCGCGTCGCCTCGGGCGTCACGAACGGATTGCCGTCACGGTCGCCGCCCATCCAGGAAGCGAAGCGCAGCGGGAGGCGCACGTCGGCGCGCACGTCGTACACGCGTTCGAATGCGCGCCGAAGGTCGCGCGCGAGCCTCGGCAGCGCCTGGCCGATCGACGCGACGTACCACAAGCCGCCCTTCACCTCGTCGAGGACGGTGGGCCGGAGGCGGCGCAGTTCGGGCGTGTTCCACATCGCCTCCACGTGCGCCGTGACGTGCTCCAAGGCTTCCTCGCCGAGGTCGGGCAGTTCGCGGGCGATTTCGGCGAGGTGCGCGCGCACGGTACGGCGCCGCATCTCGGTCGGGTGGGCGGTGAACGTCGGGATGAGCTCCACGCTCTGCACGAGCGCGAGGGCCTCGTCGGCGCTCAAGCCGCGCTCCTTGAGCGTCACGAGGGCGTCCTCCAAGCTTTGCGGTCTGGGGCCCTCCCGTCCGCGCAAGCTGCGAACCCGCTCGTACTCCTCGGCGAGATTCACGAGCTGGAAATACCACGCGAAGGCGCGCGCGAGGTTCTCGGCGAGTTCCGTGTCCGCCTCGTCGAGCAGCGCGCGGAGCGCCGCGTCCGAGCCGCCTCCGCGCGCTTCGCGCACGAGCGCCCGCACGCTCTCGACCTTCTCGAAGAACGCTTCGCCTTCTTGCTCGCGCAGCACGTTTCCGAGCACCCGCCCGAGACGACTGACGTCTTCCCTGAGTGAACTCATGCTTTCCTCCTGCTCACGCCGGCTCCGTGAACGCGTACCGTTCGATGGCGACGCAGCTTCCCCCGTCGAGGGTCAACGCGGCGGCGTTGAACACCGCGCGGCCCTCGGCGACGGTGAGCTTCGTCGGCATCCTGGTGGTGAAGCGAGCGATGGGCCCCTCGGGCGCCGCGCCGATCACGCTTTCGAGCGGGCCCGTCATGCCCACGTCCGTTTGAAAGCCCGTGCCGTTGGGCAAAATGCGGGCGTCGGCGGTCGGAACGTGCGTGTGCGTTCCCAGCACGGCCGCCACCCGACCGTCGAGATGGTACGCGAAGGCGGCCTTCTCCGACGTCGCCTCGGCGTGGAAGTCCACGATCACGGAGCCGAGGTCGGGCCCTTCGAGCAGATCGTCGAGCGCCTTGAACGGATCGTCGAGCGGGTCCATGAACACGCGGCCCATGACGTTGACCACCGTGAGGCGCTCACCTTTGGCTTGGATCGTGAGAAAGCCGCCGCCGGGCGTGCCGATAGGATAGTTGAGGGGGCGCACGACCTTCGCCGAGCCCAGCAGGGCGTGAACGTCACGGTGCCCGAAGGCGTGGTTGCCCAGGGTGATGACGTCCACGCCCGCCGAGAACATCGTCTTGGCGCTTTCGGCGTTGAGGCCGTGCCCACCCGCGGCGTTCTCGCCGTTGGCGATCACGACGTCGTACGCGCCGCGAATGCTCGGCAGATGGGCGGCGAGAACACGGCGGCCAGGCTTGCCGTACACGTCCCCGATGAAAAGCAAGCGCAACATGAGCGCCACTGTACCAAGCCCGCCTCGGCTTCCGTCGGCGACTTGCGGAGACAAGTGGCGGAAACGCAAAAATCCATTCTCTTATTGGAGGTGACTGCAACGAACAACGGCGACGAGCAAATGTGCCGGGAAATGAAAGCATGGGAAAATTAAGCGACGTTCGGCCGCCTCTTCGTTCAAGCGGAGGCGTTCATCACGCGCATGAACGCGTCCACGACGCTGGGATCGAACTCTCGACCTGAGGCGTGTTCGATGTAAGTCACCGCGTCTTCCCTCGACCACGCCGAACGGTAAGGACGATCGGAGACGAGGGCGTCGAAGACGTCGCACACGGCGACGATCCGGGCGAGCAGGGGAATGTTCGGGCCGTTCAAGTGTTCGGGATAGCCGCTTCCGTCCCAGCGCTCGTGGTGATGCAGCACGATTTCACGCACCATGATCGGAGATTGCGGCGCCATCTCGACGCCCCACGCGGGATGCTGCTCGATCAAGCCGCGTTCGGCGGGCGTGAGCGGTCCGGGCTTCTCGAGAATTCCCGTCGGAACGCGCGCCTTGCCGATGTCGTGGATGCGCGCGCCCCACGCGAGCACGAGCCGTTCGTACGCTCCCAATCCGATCTCGTCGGCGACCCGAAGCGAAAGCTTCGCGACGTCCTCGCCGTGGCGAAGCACTTCGTCGGGCACGACGCCGCGCAGAGGCTGACTCTGCGGTTGATCGGATTTGCGGGCGTCGATCACTCGAACCCCAAGTTGGGCCTCAGCGTCGGCATGACGGTGAGGCAATCGACGCGGCTGACGTCACGCGGCATATCGAGGATGTTGTGAGGCGCGCGTCCGGACACCATCGACCGAACTCCGGTCGGCGCGACGGGCAGGCGTTCCTGAGAAGCTTTGGGCGCGGGCGTGATCTTCATCACTCCAACCCCAGGTTGCGGGCGCCTCCCGTGGGCAAGACCGTGGGAGACGAGTCGAGAAGCTTCGTTCCTGAAGTCGTGGTTGAATTATCCTGAAGCGAGGCAGCGGCGGCAGTGGGAGCGGCGACGGTCACGGCGACGAGGGCGGCGAGACGTAAGGCCTTTTGAACGTTGGGCTTTTGCATGAGAACAACCTACAGGTTCATCGGAGAAAAATCGGAGAGGGTAAGGTTGGACTGGCAAGCGGCTTTCAACGAGGGAAGATACGACGAGGTCATCGAGCGGCTTCAGCAGCAAGCCGAGCACACGGCGCGCGCGCAAGGCGTGCTGGGAATCGCCTTGCTGCGGCTCGGTCGCCTTCATGAAGCATTCGGGCCGTTGTCCGAGGCGGCCGAGCAGGGAGATCTCGAAGCAGCGGTCGAACTCGGCAACTGGCTTCGCGTGAACGGCCAACTGACCGACGCGAAAACGGTGCTGACCGCCCTTCTCACGCACCTCGACGGCGAGTTGCTCGTGCGGGCCGAGCGATGGCTCGGCGCGGTCGAGTACCTGTTGGGGCAGCGCATCGACGGCCTCGATCGCTTGCGCCGCGCTCATCGCGGGTACCTCGATCTCGGCGACGAGGAAGGCGCCGCGCGCGTCGCGCAAAATTTGGCGGCGTTGCTGACCGAGATCGGCGAATTTCACGAGGCGTCCTTGCTGCTCGAGTCGGCGTTGCCGACGCTGAGGCGCTCGACGAAGAAAGGACCGCTGCTCGCCGCGTTGCAGTCGCTCGCCGACCTGCTCACGCAGCACAAGAACTACGCCGAGGCGCACGACGTGCTCGTCGAGGCGGAGGTGGTTTTGCAGTCGTTTCCCCATCCGCACCACGCGGCGTTCATCCTCACGAGCCGCGCGAACTTGTCGATGCTCGCCGGAGACTACGGCGCGTACTTGGAGGCGCTCGGCAAGCTCGAAGGACTCGCCGACGCGCTGGACGACTTGGAGTTGCGCTTGTGGACGACCGTGCGGCGAGCCGAGCACTTCTCGCGAGTGGGGCAGCACGGCGAAGCGCTCGCCCTGCTCGCGAAGTTCACGGGGCCGAGCGGCGAGGAGCCGCCCATCGAAATCACCGCGTTGCGCGGCGTGCTGGCACGGAGGCGAGGCGACTTGCGCAGCGCCGTCGGCTTGCTGCGCGGCGCTGCGCGGCGGTACGAGTCCCAAGGGCAGCGACCCGCGCACGCGCGCACCTTGCTGCAACTCTCGTACACGCATTACCTCGCGCGCGAGCTGAGGGAAGCGTCGGACGTGCTGCGGCGCGCCTTGGAAGGATTGATGGGGTTGTCGGCCCACACGGAGTTCCTGCCCGAGTTGGAAGAGCTCGCGGAGTTGCTGCACTTCGCCGCGCTGGAGCCCGACCTCGCGCCGATCCTCGTGCCCGTTTTGGACCGAGTCGCGGGATTGGCGGGAGCGGCGGCGCTCGACGCCGGCACGGCGCGCACCTTGATCGAGCTTCGCACGTTCGGCTCGGCGCGCGCCATGAAGGACGGGGTACCTCTCGGCTTCAACATGGAGGGGAGCGCCGCGATCTTGGCGTACCTCGCGCTCAATCCGGGACGAACGAGGCGAGACATCGAACTCGAGCTCTTCCCGGACCGCGATCCTGAAAAAGGGTATGTCAAAGCTTGCCTGCGCGAACTGCGCGACATGCTGGGACCGGAGGTGCTGGTGTCCGAGGGGCCGTACCGCGCTCCGCAGTACCGCATCGGGCGCGGGGTGACCGTGAATCTCGATTACAACACCTTCATGACGGCCGTCAACGCGGGCGACTTACCGCGCGCCTTCGCCGTGTACAAGGGTGACTTTCTCGCGAAGCTGACCGAGAGCGAGTGGGCGAGCGTGAAGCGTGAAAGCGCCCGCTTGGCCTTGCTGGAAGAAACGCGTCACCAAGTGGGCGTCGCGAAGGTCCATCGGGATCACGCGCGCGTGCTGCTTCTGGCGAGCGCGTACCTCAAAGTCGACGGCTACGAGCGCGAATTGCACGACGAGCGCGTGGCGGCGGCGCGCTTCGTGGCCTCGGCGGCGGAAATCGCGCAGTACGAAAGCGAGCGGCGCTCGGTGCAGAACTGAAAGTCGGCGAGGTCAGCGAATGACGCGGGCAGGCTCGATGTTCGCGGCGCGCCGAGCGGGAAGCAAGGCGGCGAGCAGCGTCGTTGCGAGGCTCACGGCGTTCACCCACAGCACGTCGGTGATGCGCAGTTCGACCGGCAAGGCAGAGATGAAGTACAAGTCTCCGGGCAATTGAAAAGGCCGCACCGTGAAGTACGCGGCCACGAGCAACGCCAAGACGTTGCCGAGCACCAAGCCGACGCCGCCGAGGAACAAGCCTTGCAAAACGAAGGCGCCTTGAATCGCGCGCCGCTTCGCGCCGATGGCGCGCAGGATGGCGATGTCGCTCGTCTTCTCGAAGACGGTCAAGGTGAGGACGTTGGCGATTCCGAACGCGGCGACGATCACGATGAGGAACACCACGAAGCCGATCACGCGCTTTTGCAAGGCGAGTTGATCGATGAGGGTGCGGTTGAGGTCCTGCCAGGGAATGGCGAGCATCGGTTCGCCGCGCACGAGGCGTCGCCCGACGCCGGGAGCGCGGTCCGGATCGCGAAGACGCGCTTGGTACCCCGTGATGCCCTTGGTGTTGGCGAGTTTTTGCAGCGTTTCGATGCGGACGAAGGCGTAGCCGGAATCGATGACGAAGTTGCCGGTACGAAACAAGCCTTTGACGCGCAATTCGCCTCTTCGCTGAGACGAGTTCAAGAGACGCAACTTGTCGCCTTCGAATGCTCCGACGGACTGCGCAAGGGCGCTTCCGAGGACGATTTCACCCGGACGCAGCGAGCGCACGAGATCGCGTTCTCGCGGCGTGAGCGTCAGGACGTCGGCGGCTCGTGGCGTCACGCCGAAGATCGTCGCGAAGTCGACTCCGGCCGAGCGTCCTTGATCGGCGGGCCGCGTGAGCAGGGCCTTGTCCGCGAAGTACGGCGTGAACGCCGTCACGTCCGAGTCGCGGCCGATGCGACGTTCGACTTCGTCTACGGGCGCGCTGGGCGGCGCGTAGTGATTGAGCGTGAGCTGCGGCGTGGCGCGCAACGTCGCGTCGACCAAGGCGCGTGAAAAGCCGTTCGTGAGCGACAGGGCCGTGATGAGGACCATCACGCCGACCGCGATGCCGAGCACGGTGATGACGTTTTGCGTGCGTCGGCGACGCAGATAGGCCCGGGCGAGCGTCACGGGAAGAGAGCGGGCTGGTTCGCGCGTCACGCCGAACAAGATAGTGCGTCGCGGTCAGCGAAGGGCGGTGATGCGCACGGTGCGCGCGCCCCATTGCAGGGCTTGGCTTCGAGAGCTCATCCAGACGTCGATGGTGTTGGCCTTGCGAGGGTGCATCGTGTCCTCGACGATGAAGATCTGGTTGCGCAGCATGTTGCTGTACTGTCCCGAGAGGTCTTCGAGGCGCACGCGGGTTCCGTAGGGAAAGAGCCGCAGCAAGTCGCGCGAAAGGGCGATGACGCCGAAGCGCGTCCGCGTTCCCGTGGCCGTGACGAAGGGCGTGGAGTCCGTCTGGTTGGCCAGGGAGTTGTAGGCGGTGGCGCGCACGACCGTCGAGCGACCCGTGGCGTTCAGCGACGCGGTCTGCTGCACGCGGGCGATCGAGGTTTGCCGCACTTGCGCGGGGGTGGGAACGACCGTCTTCTTGGCGCTCGCGGTTGTTGCCGTGCTCTTGGCGCTCGTGCTGGCCTTCGCGTTCGTGGTGACCTTCGTGGTCGTGCTGGTCTTGGCGGACGCAGCCGTCTTCGTGGTCGTAGCGGTCTTCGAAGCGGTTGTCTTCGTCGCCGTCGTTTTGGCGGTCGTCTTCACGACGGTCGCTTGCTTGGCGGTGTTGGCGAGGGCAACTTGAGAGGCGACCGTGTTCACACGAGGCGCGACCGCTTGTTGAAAGGCTGCGACGGCAGGAGGAACGGGCGTGTTGGCCTCCGAGGTCGCAGCGGCGGGAGCCTTGCTGGGTGTGGCTTTGCTGGGCGCGGTCGACGTTTCCAGGGCGGCGCGCACCGCCGTCGTGGCGATCGCCGCGTCAGGAAGAATAGGGGTCGCGGCGAGGGCGACGCCCGTCATGGTCGATAAGGTCAGAGTCAGGAACGTGCGAGAAGAATGAGACATAGAACTCCCTTGCTGGCCGATCAATAGGTCGGCAGCGACTTCAATCAATCGTCGTGTGTTGGGTGGAGGGCGCGTTCGCGCTCTGAACAAACCTTAGGGTCCCTCAGTGAGGGATTTTTTAGAAGGAGCCCCTTTTTTTCTCACGAGTTGAGGCGTGACAGAGGTCGGAATGCCACCGTTGTCCGGAAAACTGTCGATAGGGCCGCCTAGTAGAAATGAGAGCGATTCTCACCTACTCATGTGCCGCCTCATAAAAAAGTGTTTTGAAAGCGTACATTTTGTCGAATTTTCCACTTAGAAGGGGTCGAACGGCCTCCAAGCGGACGCTTCAGGTGTCGTTTCCTGTGGCCCAAAGAACAATAGAGGGGGGCACGATGTCGTGCCTCCCTCCAAGTCACCTCGTTGCTCTCAGTTAAAGCTCATGGTTGTTCCGGGCTCGGCGCGGAAGGCGGGTACGCCCACTGCGAGTACACTTCCGACGCGATGTCACGAAAGATCGGAGCGGCGAGCATCGAGCCGTGGTAATCGTGCTTGGCTCCGTGGACCATCACCGCGACCGTCACGCGCGGCGCCTTCGTGGGGAAGATGCCGGCGAAGACGCTGTCGAAAATCGATCCGCTGTACCGACCGTTCACCACCGTCTGCGCGGTTCCCGTCTTGCCCCCGAGGTCGTAACCCTCGATGCCCGCCGCGTGCGGAATGCCCTCGGAGACCACCGAGCGCAGCAACTCTAGGGTCGTCTTGGCCACGTCTTGCTTGATCACCCGGCGCGTGGGGCCTTGCGGCTCGCCGATCACGAGTTGAGGCGACACGAAGACGCCGCCGTTGGCGAGGGTGTTGTACGCGAGCGCGAGTTGCAACGGCGACGCCGACAACCCTTGCCCGAACGAGTTGTTCACGCGCACGACGTCGTCCCACGTTCGAGGATCGCTGAGGCGGCCGTTCTCGGCGTACACGC contains these protein-coding regions:
- a CDS encoding TIGR00282 family metallophosphoesterase; the encoded protein is MLRLLFIGDVYGKPGRRVLAAHLPSIRGAYDVVIANGENAAGGHGLNAESAKTMFSAGVDVITLGNHAFGHRDVHALLGSAKVVRPLNYPIGTPGGGFLTIQAKGERLTVVNVMGRVFMDPLDDPFKALDDLLEGPDLGSVIVDFHAEATSEKAAFAYHLDGRVAAVLGTHTHVPTADARILPNGTGFQTDVGMTGPLESVIGAAPEGPIARFTTRMPTKLTVAEGRAVFNAAALTLDGGSCVAIERYAFTEPA
- a CDS encoding HD-GYP domain-containing protein, with translation MIDARKSDQPQSQPLRGVVPDEVLRHGEDVAKLSLRVADEIGLGAYERLVLAWGARIHDIGKARVPTGILEKPGPLTPAERGLIEQHPAWGVEMAPQSPIMVREIVLHHHERWDGSGYPEHLNGPNIPLLARIVAVCDVFDALVSDRPYRSAWSREDAVTYIEHASGREFDPSVVDAFMRVMNASA
- a CDS encoding NYN domain-containing protein; translation: MEYVTHKPRVGIFIDTQNLYHSARDLQERTVNFETLLKVGCEGRELVRAIAYVVEKEGDASPRPFIYKLSTLGYKVRRMFLQLHHVNDQGKAIWEGNWDMGIVADMVRLCDHLDVIVLGSGDGDFADIVEVLQERGKRVEVIAFREHTAQKLVDAADKFTHMMDVEDALMPVKERKPL
- a CDS encoding phosphoenolpyruvate carboxylase, whose protein sequence is MSSLREDVSRLGRVLGNVLREQEGEAFFEKVESVRALVREARGGGSDAALRALLDEADTELAENLARAFAWYFQLVNLAEEYERVRSLRGREGPRPQSLEDALVTLKERGLSADEALALVQSVELIPTFTAHPTEMRRRTVRAHLAEIARELPDLGEEALEHVTAHVEAMWNTPELRRLRPTVLDEVKGGLWYVASIGQALPRLARDLRRAFERVYDVRADVRLPLRFASWMGGDRDGNPFVTPEATRDALALHAARAEGLLTDVLRRAYTFVSQEEGGEARPRAEVQALHDGVAAGADVDVATRLEALAGELRTERQVRTADELLGPPLTLARVFGRHLVSLDIREHSALTGAAVAHLLNEAGVRDYESRSEDEKLAVLTEELRSRRPLWPAGQELPEDLHRAISPIREVAEAARRVGPLAFGRYVISMSESVSDVLEPLVLAREVGFRVLPVPLFETLADLRHAPDIVRSLLNSPLYRAHLGSDTQEIMLGYSDSNKDAGFLAANWALHEAQRRISDVCREAGVSWRFFHGRGTSIGRGGGPASRAISGQPGGTIGAGLRITEQGEALSDKYSHPLLAHRNLEQALHGLLLAAARPPEALPPAWTDALTRAADASVVAYRALVEHPDFLKFFEDVTPIHEIARLNIASRPVRRGGPPTLQNLRAIPWVMSWTQNRANLPGWYGLGDGLSAVEPALLREMYREWPFFRAVLDNAQMSLAKSDMLIFAEYLRLTDDASLGREIHAAYDRTVRLVEDVVEAPLLSNEPRLKLSIELRNPYVDPIHRLQVELLRRARAHGADEDMERALLLSIQGIAAGMRNTG
- a CDS encoding 3D domain-containing protein, coding for MSHSSRTFLTLTLSTMTGVALAATPILPDAAIATTAVRAALETSTAPSKATPSKAPAAATSEANTPVPPAVAAFQQAVAPRVNTVASQVALANTAKQATVVKTTAKTTATKTTASKTATTTKTAASAKTSTTTKVTTNAKASTSAKSTATTASAKKTVVPTPAQVRQTSIARVQQTASLNATGRSTVVRATAYNSLANQTDSTPFVTATGTRTRFGVIALSRDLLRLFPYGTRVRLEDLSGQYSNMLRNQIFIVEDTMHPRKANTIDVWMSSRSQALQWGARTVRITALR
- a CDS encoding ABC transporter permease, which encodes MTREPARSLPVTLARAYLRRRRTQNVITVLGIAVGVMVLITALSLTNGFSRALVDATLRATPQLTLNHYAPPSAPVDEVERRIGRDSDVTAFTPYFADKALLTRPADQGRSAGVDFATIFGVTPRAADVLTLTPRERDLVRSLRPGEIVLGSALAQSVGAFEGDKLRLLNSSQRRGELRVKGLFRTGNFVIDSGYAFVRIETLQKLANTKGITGYQARLRDPDRAPGVGRRLVRGEPMLAIPWQDLNRTLIDQLALQKRVIGFVVFLIVIVAAFGIANVLTLTVFEKTSDIAILRAIGAKRRAIQGAFVLQGLFLGGVGLVLGNVLALLVAAYFTVRPFQLPGDLYFISALPVELRITDVLWVNAVSLATTLLAALLPARRAANIEPARVIR
- a CDS encoding SARP family transcriptional regulator encodes the protein MDWQAAFNEGRYDEVIERLQQQAEHTARAQGVLGIALLRLGRLHEAFGPLSEAAEQGDLEAAVELGNWLRVNGQLTDAKTVLTALLTHLDGELLVRAERWLGAVEYLLGQRIDGLDRLRRAHRGYLDLGDEEGAARVAQNLAALLTEIGEFHEASLLLESALPTLRRSTKKGPLLAALQSLADLLTQHKNYAEAHDVLVEAEVVLQSFPHPHHAAFILTSRANLSMLAGDYGAYLEALGKLEGLADALDDLELRLWTTVRRAEHFSRVGQHGEALALLAKFTGPSGEEPPIEITALRGVLARRRGDLRSAVGLLRGAARRYESQGQRPAHARTLLQLSYTHYLARELREASDVLRRALEGLMGLSAHTEFLPELEELAELLHFAALEPDLAPILVPVLDRVAGLAGAAALDAGTARTLIELRTFGSARAMKDGVPLGFNMEGSAAILAYLALNPGRTRRDIELELFPDRDPEKGYVKACLRELRDMLGPEVLVSEGPYRAPQYRIGRGVTVNLDYNTFMTAVNAGDLPRAFAVYKGDFLAKLTESEWASVKRESARLALLEETRHQVGVAKVHRDHARVLLLASAYLKVDGYERELHDERVAAARFVASAAEIAQYESERRSVQN